The following proteins are encoded in a genomic region of Paenibacillus sp. FSL H3-0469:
- a CDS encoding MarR family transcriptional regulator: METRDAISLISKIREKVNRFIVQEMAKQGVNGIATSHGDILYALLSKHRLTMAEISAYIHKDKSTVTALVDKLVRLGLVTKERDQEDTRYVYVTLTGKGKELEPVFESVSSAMLKQFYRDITEEEQKTLLTILMKINHNF; the protein is encoded by the coding sequence ATGGAAACCAGAGATGCTATTTCACTTATATCAAAGATCCGCGAGAAGGTTAACCGGTTCATCGTACAAGAGATGGCGAAGCAGGGAGTAAACGGCATTGCCACCTCACACGGGGATATTCTGTATGCGCTGCTGTCTAAGCACAGACTCACCATGGCCGAGATCTCGGCATATATTCATAAGGACAAATCTACAGTTACAGCACTTGTGGATAAGCTGGTCCGGCTGGGACTGGTTACGAAGGAGAGGGATCAGGAGGACACCCGGTACGTATATGTTACTCTAACCGGGAAGGGGAAGGAGCTGGAGCCGGTATTTGAATCGGTCTCTTCTGCCATGCTGAAGCAGTTCTACCGCGATATCACGGAAGAAGAGCAGAAGACTTTACTGACGATTTTAATGAAAATCAATCATAATTTCTAA
- the nifK gene encoding nitrogenase molybdenum-iron protein subunit beta, giving the protein MSRDELNIKDNTSLFKEERYVQQRENKKQFEAPCSEKETAEALAYSKSAEYMEKNFSRQNVVINPHKACQPLGSVMAALGFEKTLPFVHGSQGCNAYFRSHLSRHFKEPTPSVSTSMTEDAAVFGGMNNLIDGLENSVALYKPEMVAICTTCMAEVIGDDLNSFIGNARIKGVISEEYPVAYCNTPSFVGSHITGYDAMIKGILSYLYTRSGIESKPGSGAESGEKLNVMLGFEPYTGNFAELRKILGAFDTKYTLLGDHSGNYDSPATGEYEYYYGGTKLADVPQAANALATLSLQKYTLKKTQEYISGTWNQQLAALSTPLGIKGTDTLLATISELTGLPIPAVLTEERGRVVDALMDSHPYLHGKRVALVGDPDLLIGLIGFCLETGMEPVHIICSNGDVDFNEVKFKDEAEALLAASPYGTEATVHVGKDLWHMRSLLLNDKVDLAIGSSHLKFAAKDAEVPLVRVGFPIFDRHHMHRYPIIGYQGTLNLLSLIVNTILQQLDDHNSGFNFELVR; this is encoded by the coding sequence ATGAGCAGGGATGAACTGAACATTAAAGATAATACCAGCTTGTTCAAGGAAGAGCGTTATGTGCAGCAGCGGGAGAACAAGAAGCAGTTCGAAGCTCCCTGCAGCGAGAAGGAGACCGCCGAAGCACTCGCGTACTCCAAGTCTGCCGAATATATGGAGAAGAATTTCAGCCGCCAGAATGTGGTGATCAATCCGCATAAAGCGTGCCAGCCGCTGGGTTCGGTCATGGCCGCACTCGGGTTCGAGAAGACGCTGCCGTTCGTACACGGATCGCAGGGCTGCAACGCCTACTTCCGCAGTCATCTCAGCCGTCACTTCAAGGAGCCTACGCCGTCCGTGTCCACGTCCATGACGGAGGATGCAGCCGTATTCGGCGGGATGAACAACCTGATTGACGGTTTGGAGAACAGTGTCGCCTTGTACAAACCGGAGATGGTTGCGATTTGTACCACCTGTATGGCTGAGGTCATCGGGGATGACCTGAACTCTTTTATCGGCAATGCCCGCATTAAAGGGGTGATCAGTGAGGAATATCCGGTGGCCTACTGCAACACCCCGAGCTTCGTCGGCTCACATATCACTGGCTACGATGCCATGATCAAGGGTATCCTGAGCTACCTCTATACCCGTTCGGGTATAGAGAGCAAGCCGGGAAGCGGCGCGGAGAGCGGAGAGAAGCTGAATGTGATGCTGGGCTTTGAGCCGTACACCGGCAATTTTGCAGAGCTGCGCAAGATTCTGGGAGCCTTCGATACCAAGTACACCCTACTTGGAGACCACAGCGGGAACTACGATTCACCGGCAACCGGAGAGTATGAATACTACTACGGCGGTACGAAGCTTGCGGATGTTCCGCAGGCAGCCAATGCGCTTGCAACCCTCTCTCTGCAAAAGTATACGCTGAAGAAGACCCAGGAATATATCAGCGGTACCTGGAACCAGCAGCTGGCAGCGTTATCCACGCCGCTGGGCATTAAGGGCACAGATACTCTGCTGGCTACGATCAGTGAGCTGACCGGCCTCCCGATTCCAGCAGTGCTTACGGAAGAACGCGGCCGTGTCGTGGATGCGCTGATGGACAGTCACCCTTACCTGCACGGCAAGCGGGTAGCGCTGGTAGGCGACCCGGATCTGCTTATTGGCCTGATCGGGTTCTGCCTGGAGACCGGGATGGAGCCGGTGCATATTATCTGCTCGAACGGTGATGTGGACTTCAATGAAGTGAAGTTCAAGGATGAGGCCGAAGCGCTGCTGGCAGCAAGTCCGTATGGCACCGAAGCTACTGTGCATGTCGGCAAAGACCTGTGGCATATGCGCTCGCTGCTGCTGAATGACAAGGTGGATCTGGCGATTGGCAGCTCCCATCTGAAATTTGCCGCCAAGGATGCGGAGGTGCCGCTGGTGCGGGTCGGCTTCCCGATCTTCGACCGCCATCACATGCACCGTTATCCGATTATCGGGTATCAGGGAACACTTAATCTGCTCAGCCTGATCGTGAACACGATTCTGCAGCAGCTTGATGATCATAACTCCGGCTTTAATTTTGAGCTGGTGCGCTAG
- a CDS encoding ABC transporter substrate-binding protein: protein MKLVVLTAAVSVTAAGCGSANQAGNAKNANTGAAAAAPAEAVTISLGLLPSIDAIPFIIAHEQGFDQKHQVNLDIQTFKSAKDRDVAFQAGKVDGLSADLVAISIYNEAGLDVKITSTTTGEFDLLTGNDEVKEVKDLKGKTVILSKNTSTQYTVAMMLKQAGLTEADITVTEVPQIPTRLELLKNNKADAAVLPEPFVTMGRSAGLRVLSSTHSAGVNPFVLAFPQSAIDAKGQGIRDMYAAYDEAVDYMKTHDQSEYIDLIIKEVGYPDTLKNEIKVPEYLPANQVDVKEVEAAFAWAREKGLLTKDLAAEDVISDVQFKK from the coding sequence ATGAAGCTAGTCGTACTGACTGCTGCTGTCAGCGTGACAGCTGCCGGATGCGGTAGCGCAAATCAGGCAGGAAATGCCAAGAATGCAAATACAGGAGCTGCTGCAGCTGCACCTGCTGAGGCTGTTACGATATCGCTGGGACTGCTGCCATCCATCGATGCGATTCCTTTTATTATTGCTCATGAGCAGGGATTTGATCAGAAGCATCAGGTGAACCTGGATATCCAAACCTTCAAGAGCGCGAAGGATCGTGATGTGGCTTTTCAGGCGGGCAAAGTAGATGGCCTCAGTGCAGATCTGGTGGCGATCTCGATCTATAACGAAGCAGGACTCGATGTCAAAATCACCAGCACGACCACAGGTGAATTCGACCTGCTGACCGGAAATGATGAAGTGAAAGAGGTTAAGGACCTTAAGGGGAAGACCGTCATCCTGTCCAAGAATACCTCCACCCAGTATACTGTCGCCATGATGCTGAAGCAGGCAGGCCTGACAGAAGCCGATATTACCGTAACGGAAGTGCCGCAGATTCCAACTCGTCTGGAGCTGCTTAAGAATAATAAGGCGGATGCGGCTGTTTTGCCGGAGCCTTTTGTAACGATGGGCCGCTCTGCCGGTCTGCGCGTTCTCAGCTCCACCCACAGCGCGGGTGTCAATCCGTTTGTGCTGGCTTTTCCGCAGAGTGCCATTGATGCCAAGGGCCAGGGAATCCGCGATATGTACGCCGCTTATGATGAGGCTGTAGATTATATGAAAACGCACGACCAGTCGGAATATATCGACCTGATTATTAAGGAAGTGGGTTATCCGGACACGCTGAAGAATGAGATTAAGGTGCCGGAGTATCTGCCTGCGAATCAGGTGGATGTGAAGGAAGTGGAGGCTGCTTTTGCCTGGGCCCGTGAAAAAGGACTGCTGACCAAAGATCTGGCGGCTGAAGATGTGATCTCCGATGTCCAGTTTAAAAAATAG
- a CDS encoding alpha/beta hydrolase family protein — MRDYTDELPPHTERYVGEHDLYLEIYKGEESLENQEQEDKVPLLFVHGAYTGSWMWSKYIPHFIREGWTCYVMNLRSHYRSRVLDMTQITFEDYLGDIHEVVQVIQAECGVTPVLIGFSMGGILSQKVAERAGLAGLVLMDSSLCREVHEEVPYTDIVRTVPGNVVPAPVREDETSLDETAEDIAFQRKYLTMESAKAFQTFSYHFGAEGVPVDSGSITCPCLVIHAVNSDEEERRGRANAAYFRATYAGLWGTTHTGLLVGQRYVEAAQTILRWLAR; from the coding sequence ATGAGAGACTACACTGATGAGTTACCGCCGCATACAGAGAGATATGTCGGTGAGCATGATCTGTATCTGGAGATTTACAAGGGAGAAGAGTCTTTGGAAAACCAAGAACAGGAAGATAAGGTACCCCTGCTGTTTGTACACGGTGCGTATACCGGAAGCTGGATGTGGAGCAAGTACATTCCCCATTTCATCCGTGAAGGCTGGACGTGTTATGTGATGAATCTGAGAAGTCATTACCGGAGCCGGGTGCTGGATATGACGCAGATTACCTTTGAAGATTACTTGGGGGATATCCATGAAGTAGTGCAGGTGATCCAGGCTGAATGCGGAGTTACTCCTGTCCTGATCGGGTTCAGTATGGGCGGAATTCTTAGCCAGAAGGTGGCGGAGAGGGCCGGGCTGGCCGGTCTTGTGTTGATGGATTCAAGTCTATGCAGAGAGGTACATGAGGAGGTTCCATATACGGATATCGTCAGAACGGTACCAGGTAATGTAGTGCCCGCTCCGGTTCGCGAAGACGAGACCAGCCTGGATGAGACGGCAGAGGACATAGCGTTTCAGCGGAAATACCTGACGATGGAGTCTGCCAAGGCGTTTCAAACCTTCTCTTATCACTTCGGGGCAGAAGGGGTACCTGTAGACAGCGGGTCCATTACTTGCCCTTGTCTGGTGATCCATGCGGTTAACAGTGATGAGGAAGAGCGCCGGGGCAGAGCCAATGCAGCGTATTTCCGTGCAACCTATGCAGGTCTTTGGGGCACCACCCATACCGGCCTGCTTGTAGGACAGCGCTATGTGGAAGCGGCACAGACGATCCTGCGGTGGTTGGCGAGATAA
- the nifB gene encoding nitrogenase cofactor biosynthesis protein NifB has protein sequence MMQPSCLSSEAEEEISRHPCYSEEAHRFYARMHIPVAPACNIQCNYCNRKFDCVNESRPGVVSEVLTPEQAERKVRGVAAQLMQLSVVGVAGPGDPLANPEQTFDTFARVRKHVPDISLCLSTNGLTLYRHVDEIMELGIRHVTITINAIDPDVGQAIYPWVFDEGVRYEGREAAGLLISRQLLGLEMLAKLGILVKVNSIMIPGVNDHHLTAVSARVKELGATLHNVTPLIIAPGSQYEADGRKAPRPKELLNLQEQLGRGGMKVMRHCRQCRADAIGLLGQDRNPDFPLEAMEAEPVINEEARAMFQSELDTKIREHVLAKQARRIQTGGPKTRVAVATRGGDKVNQHFGHATEFLVYDTDGTDVQLLGVRKIQAYCHGKADCNGDKAATLQEIISILSDCRILLCSGIGEAPRASLNKIGVLPLVRKGGIQEAILESVKYSSYFENINISKG, from the coding sequence ATGATGCAGCCGTCATGTCTATCAAGTGAAGCGGAGGAGGAAATTAGCCGCCACCCTTGCTACAGCGAGGAGGCTCACCGGTTTTATGCCCGGATGCACATCCCGGTTGCTCCCGCCTGTAACATCCAGTGCAATTACTGTAACCGCAAGTTCGACTGTGTAAATGAGAGCAGGCCGGGCGTGGTTAGTGAGGTGCTTACTCCGGAGCAGGCGGAACGCAAGGTACGGGGAGTTGCGGCCCAACTGATGCAGCTCTCGGTAGTGGGTGTAGCCGGACCGGGAGATCCGCTGGCGAACCCGGAGCAGACCTTCGATACCTTCGCCCGGGTCAGGAAACATGTGCCTGATATCTCCCTCTGTCTCAGCACTAACGGACTTACGCTGTACCGGCATGTGGATGAGATTATGGAGCTGGGCATCCGTCATGTCACGATCACCATCAACGCGATCGACCCTGATGTAGGCCAGGCGATTTATCCGTGGGTGTTCGATGAAGGGGTCCGGTACGAAGGCAGAGAGGCAGCCGGGCTGCTGATCAGCCGTCAATTACTGGGACTTGAAATGCTGGCCAAGCTGGGGATTCTGGTCAAAGTGAATTCCATTATGATTCCGGGGGTTAACGATCATCATCTGACTGCCGTGTCAGCGCGGGTAAAAGAGCTCGGGGCTACACTGCACAATGTAACACCTCTTATTATCGCACCGGGCAGCCAGTATGAAGCGGATGGCCGCAAGGCGCCCCGTCCGAAGGAACTGCTTAATTTGCAGGAGCAGCTGGGCCGCGGGGGGATGAAGGTTATGCGTCACTGCCGGCAATGCCGGGCCGATGCGATCGGGCTGCTGGGCCAGGACCGCAATCCCGATTTTCCGCTGGAAGCGATGGAGGCCGAGCCGGTCATTAATGAAGAAGCCCGGGCGATGTTCCAGAGTGAGCTGGACACCAAAATCCGCGAGCATGTCTTAGCCAAACAGGCCAGACGCATTCAGACCGGAGGGCCGAAGACACGGGTTGCGGTTGCCACCAGAGGCGGCGACAAGGTGAATCAGCATTTCGGTCATGCCACTGAGTTCCTGGTCTATGACACCGACGGAACGGATGTACAGCTCCTGGGTGTCCGCAAGATCCAGGCCTACTGCCATGGGAAGGCCGATTGTAACGGTGACAAAGCAGCTACGCTGCAAGAAATTATATCGATTCTAAGTGACTGCCGCATTCTTCTCTGCTCCGGCATCGGCGAGGCCCCAAGGGCCAGCCTGAACAAAATCGGTGTCCTGCCTCTTGTCCGCAAAGGCGGCATTCAGGAAGCCATTCTCGAAAGTGTGAAGTACAGCTCTTATTTTGAAAATATAAACATTTCGAAGGGATGA
- a CDS encoding TerC family protein has product MDWGLLLEYGWVLLVLVALEGLLAADNALVLAIMVKHLPDEERKKALFYGLAGAFVFRFGSLFVISYLVDIWQVQAIGALYLLFIAGNHIFRKVLFAKPVTEEAAESGSPGAVNKKKASFWFTVLKVEVADIAFAVDSILAAVALAVALPASGIRNIGGLDGGQFLVIFAGGFIGLVIMRFAASFFVKLLHTRPGLEVAAFFIVGWVGVKLAVITLAHPALGVLSEDFAHSTWWKLTFYVVLIIIAATGWFMSSVKTEENASENPVKEVDKQLGK; this is encoded by the coding sequence ATGGATTGGGGACTATTATTAGAATACGGATGGGTATTGCTCGTTCTCGTAGCACTGGAAGGGCTGCTTGCCGCAGACAACGCACTTGTACTAGCGATTATGGTTAAACATCTTCCTGATGAGGAACGTAAAAAGGCATTGTTCTACGGATTGGCCGGAGCTTTTGTGTTCCGGTTCGGATCGTTGTTCGTCATCTCCTACCTGGTAGACATCTGGCAGGTACAAGCCATCGGTGCGCTATATCTGTTATTTATCGCGGGGAATCACATCTTCCGAAAGGTCTTATTCGCTAAGCCGGTCACGGAAGAAGCCGCTGAGAGCGGAAGTCCTGGAGCTGTAAACAAGAAGAAAGCCAGCTTCTGGTTCACTGTACTTAAGGTTGAAGTAGCAGATATTGCCTTTGCCGTAGACTCCATCCTCGCAGCCGTAGCCCTGGCCGTTGCGCTTCCGGCAAGTGGTATCCGCAACATCGGCGGCCTCGACGGCGGACAGTTCCTTGTAATCTTCGCAGGCGGCTTCATCGGTCTCGTCATTATGCGGTTCGCTGCCTCCTTCTTCGTTAAGCTGCTTCACACCCGTCCGGGTCTTGAGGTTGCTGCCTTCTTCATCGTCGGCTGGGTTGGGGTTAAGCTCGCAGTTATCACCTTGGCCCACCCTGCTCTGGGTGTATTGTCCGAAGACTTCGCACACAGCACCTGGTGGAAACTGACCTTCTATGTCGTTCTGATCATTATTGCGGCCACAGGCTGGTTCATGAGCAGTGTCAAAACCGAAGAGAATGCCTCTGAGAATCCGGTCAAGGAAGTCGACAAGCAGCTCGGAAAGTAA
- a CDS encoding ABC transporter permease: MVKRRHIIHLLRLLLVFAGMNALWYVAYLLMNHAILPSPGAVYKSMFQLGAHDVALNVGYSLMRIFEGVLLALLLGLLAGLLMGRSPFWNRVLDPVVYLTYPIPKIALLPVVMLFFGLGETSKVLMIMLILLFQVIISVRDGVKAIPESTYDVLTSIGASTMQKFWNVTLPGALSVILSTIRISLGTAISVLFFTEIYGTEHGMGFFIMDAWLRLDYPEMYAGIMLFSLVGFVLFLLVDVLDYRFMKWRR; the protein is encoded by the coding sequence ATGGTAAAACGACGGCATATTATTCACCTGCTGCGTCTGCTGCTCGTTTTTGCCGGAATGAATGCGCTCTGGTATGTCGCTTATCTGCTCATGAATCACGCGATTCTGCCTAGCCCGGGTGCGGTCTATAAGTCAATGTTTCAGCTGGGGGCCCATGATGTGGCACTGAATGTCGGCTACAGTCTGATGCGGATCTTTGAAGGTGTGCTGCTGGCTTTGCTGCTCGGTCTGCTGGCCGGTCTGCTGATGGGCCGCTCTCCCTTCTGGAACCGGGTACTGGACCCGGTCGTTTATCTGACCTATCCCATTCCCAAAATTGCGCTGTTGCCGGTAGTCATGCTCTTCTTCGGCCTAGGAGAAACCTCCAAGGTGCTGATGATTATGCTGATCCTGCTGTTCCAGGTCATTATCTCGGTACGCGATGGTGTGAAGGCCATCCCTGAGAGTACCTATGATGTCCTGACGAGTATAGGTGCCAGCACGATGCAGAAATTCTGGAATGTGACGCTTCCCGGCGCTTTGTCGGTGATCCTTAGTACGATTCGCATATCGCTGGGTACAGCGATTTCCGTACTCTTTTTCACCGAAATCTACGGTACGGAGCACGGCATGGGCTTCTTTATCATGGATGCCTGGCTGCGGCTGGACTACCCTGAGATGTACGCCGGAATTATGCTGTTCAGTCTGGTGGGGTTCGTGCTGTTCCTGCTGGTGGATGTGCTGGATTACAGATTCATGAAGTGGCGGAGATAG
- the nifH gene encoding nitrogenase iron protein codes for MRQIAFYGKGGIGKSTTSQNTLAQLATKFEQRVMIVGCDPKADSTRLILNTKAQNSVLELAAELGSVEDLELEDVLQTGFGDIINVECGGPEPGVGCAGRGIITAINFLEQEGAYQDLDFVSYDVLGDVVCGGFAMPIREGKAQEIYIVCSGEMMAMYAANNIARGILKYATSGGVRLGGLICNSRNTDREDELIMELARRLNTQMIHFVPRDNIVQHAELRRMTVAQYNPEHQQAKEYEILAEKILNNKMLTIPTPISMEELEELLMEFGIIEDEEAAIKKLQASGQ; via the coding sequence ATGAGACAAATAGCTTTCTACGGTAAAGGCGGTATCGGCAAATCGACAACTTCACAAAACACCCTGGCTCAGCTGGCCACCAAATTTGAACAAAGAGTCATGATCGTAGGCTGTGACCCGAAGGCGGATTCCACCCGTCTGATCCTGAATACCAAAGCCCAGAACTCCGTGCTGGAGCTGGCGGCTGAGCTTGGCTCCGTAGAGGATCTGGAGCTTGAGGATGTGCTGCAGACAGGATTCGGCGACATTATCAACGTAGAGTGCGGCGGGCCGGAACCGGGGGTAGGCTGCGCAGGGCGCGGGATTATCACTGCGATTAACTTCCTGGAGCAGGAGGGCGCCTATCAGGATCTGGATTTCGTCTCCTATGACGTACTGGGTGACGTGGTATGCGGCGGATTCGCCATGCCGATCCGTGAGGGCAAGGCCCAGGAGATCTATATCGTCTGCTCCGGCGAGATGATGGCGATGTACGCAGCCAACAATATCGCCCGCGGTATCCTGAAATATGCGACCAGCGGCGGCGTAAGACTCGGCGGCCTGATCTGTAACAGCCGGAATACTGACCGTGAGGATGAGCTGATCATGGAGCTGGCCCGCCGCCTGAACACACAGATGATTCACTTTGTTCCCCGCGATAACATCGTTCAGCATGCCGAGCTGCGCAGAATGACCGTAGCCCAATATAACCCTGAGCACCAGCAGGCGAAAGAATATGAAATCCTGGCCGAGAAGATTCTCAATAACAAAATGCTGACGATCCCCACCCCGATCTCGATGGAAGAGCTGGAAGAGCTGCTGATGGAATTCGGCATCATTGAAGATGAAGAAGCTGCGATCAAGAAGCTCCAGGCTTCCGGGCAATAA
- the nifD gene encoding nitrogenase molybdenum-iron protein alpha chain, translating to MGLSIEENQKLVEEILEAYPKKARKDREKHFQVADEKAIDCSTCAVKSNIKSRPGVMTPRGCAYAGSKGVVWGPIKDMVHISHGPVGCGQYSWGSRRNFANGTLGIDNFTAMQITSDFQETDIVFGGDKKLAVIMREITEMFPLAKGISVQSECPVGLIGDDIEAVSKKMSKELAMPIVPVRCEGFRGVSQSLGHHIANDAIRDFVMGRAELAETGPYDVNIIGDYNIGGDAWASRILLEEMGLRVIAQWSGDGSLNELEIAHKAKLNLIHCHRSMNYMVDHMEKAYGIPWLEYNFFGPTKTYESLRAIAALFDATIQENCEQMIARYKPVMDAVIRKYRPRLENKTVMLMIGGLRSRHTIGAYEDLGMDIVASGYEFAHKDDYEKMLPMLAEGTIVMDDPTAYELEEITKKMNIDLVGSGVKEKYVYHKMGVPFRQMHSWDYSGPYHGFDGFKVFAKDMDMTVNSPVWDLVSRKGTMEPKEAGV from the coding sequence ATGGGACTGAGTATTGAAGAGAATCAGAAGCTGGTTGAGGAGATTCTGGAAGCCTATCCCAAAAAGGCGCGGAAGGACCGCGAGAAGCATTTTCAGGTGGCGGATGAAAAGGCCATTGATTGCAGCACGTGTGCGGTGAAGTCCAATATTAAATCCCGTCCGGGTGTGATGACCCCGCGCGGCTGCGCCTATGCCGGCTCCAAAGGGGTGGTCTGGGGTCCGATCAAGGATATGGTCCATATCAGTCACGGGCCGGTGGGCTGCGGACAGTATAGCTGGGGCTCACGCCGTAACTTTGCGAATGGGACGCTTGGCATCGATAACTTTACGGCGATGCAGATTACCAGTGATTTTCAGGAGACGGATATCGTGTTCGGCGGGGATAAGAAGCTGGCCGTCATTATGCGTGAGATTACCGAGATGTTCCCGCTGGCAAAGGGGATCTCTGTCCAGTCGGAATGTCCGGTCGGCCTGATCGGCGATGATATCGAAGCGGTGTCGAAGAAGATGTCCAAGGAGCTTGCGATGCCGATTGTTCCGGTACGCTGCGAAGGCTTCCGCGGGGTCAGCCAGTCGCTGGGCCATCATATTGCGAACGATGCGATCCGTGACTTCGTGATGGGCCGTGCCGAGCTGGCGGAGACCGGTCCCTACGATGTGAATATCATCGGCGACTATAACATTGGCGGCGACGCCTGGGCCTCACGTATCCTGCTTGAAGAGATGGGCCTGCGCGTTATTGCCCAGTGGTCCGGTGACGGCTCTTTGAACGAGCTGGAGATAGCCCACAAGGCGAAGCTGAACCTGATCCACTGCCACCGCTCCATGAACTATATGGTGGACCATATGGAGAAGGCCTACGGCATCCCTTGGCTGGAATACAATTTCTTCGGGCCAACGAAGACGTATGAGAGCCTGCGGGCGATTGCAGCGCTTTTCGATGCTACGATTCAGGAGAATTGCGAGCAGATGATCGCCAGATATAAGCCGGTTATGGATGCAGTGATCCGCAAATACAGACCGCGTCTGGAAAATAAAACCGTCATGCTGATGATCGGGGGCCTGCGTTCCCGCCATACCATCGGCGCTTATGAAGATCTGGGGATGGATATCGTAGCCTCCGGTTATGAATTCGCCCACAAGGATGACTATGAGAAGATGCTCCCGATGCTTGCCGAGGGAACCATTGTCATGGATGATCCCACAGCTTACGAGCTGGAAGAAATTACGAAGAAGATGAACATTGATCTGGTAGGCTCAGGCGTGAAGGAGAAATATGTCTATCACAAGATGGGTGTGCCGTTCCGTCAGATGCATTCCTGGGATTATAGCGGCCCGTATCACGGCTTCGACGGATTTAAGGTATTTGCGAAGGATATGGATATGACTGTGAACAGCCCGGTATGGGATCTGGTGAGCAGAAAAGGAACAATGGAGCCGAAGGAGGCGGGCGTATGA
- a CDS encoding ATP-binding cassette domain-containing protein: MSSLKNSGLRIHQLHVAYQNGQLALGEMSLTLPEHGIYTVIGPSGSGKSTLLRAIAGLLSGYEGELLFNGRSVHEKETLIGLVPQNYGLLPWKTVRDNIRIAMRIARPGAAGHTRQEQDRQIMHWLEAMGIAQLAGRFPLSLSGGQQQRVAIARAFAILPTLLLLDEPFSALDAITREGLQQIFIDNWQAHPATTLFVTHDVEEAILLGQKIIIMLPGQQEPPEILDNAAVFAMKHSEKRESDEYFMQSKRIRKVMMEKW; this comes from the coding sequence ATGTCCAGTTTAAAAAATAGCGGTCTCCGCATTCATCAGCTGCATGTAGCTTATCAGAACGGGCAGCTGGCTCTGGGTGAGATGAGCCTGACCCTGCCGGAGCACGGGATTTATACGGTAATCGGCCCCTCGGGAAGCGGCAAATCCACGCTGCTGCGGGCCATTGCCGGACTGCTGTCCGGATACGAAGGAGAGCTGCTGTTCAATGGCAGATCTGTTCATGAGAAGGAGACGCTAATCGGGCTGGTGCCGCAGAATTACGGATTGCTGCCCTGGAAGACGGTCCGGGACAACATCCGGATTGCGATGCGGATCGCCCGTCCCGGCGCGGCGGGCCATACAAGACAGGAGCAGGACCGGCAAATTATGCATTGGCTCGAAGCCATGGGGATCGCCCAGCTCGCCGGCCGGTTTCCGCTCTCGTTGAGCGGCGGTCAGCAGCAGCGGGTAGCCATTGCCCGCGCCTTTGCCATTCTGCCGACCCTTCTGCTGCTGGATGAGCCGTTCTCGGCACTGGATGCCATTACGCGGGAAGGGCTGCAGCAGATTTTTATCGACAACTGGCAGGCGCATCCGGCGACCACGCTGTTCGTCACCCACGATGTGGAGGAGGCCATTCTCCTGGGACAGAAGATTATCATCATGCTGCCGGGACAGCAGGAGCCGCCGGAGATTCTTGATAATGCTGCTGTATTTGCCATGAAGCATTCCGAGAAGCGGGAGAGCGATGAATACTTCATGCAGTCCAAGAGAATCCGAAAGGTAATGATGGAGAAATGGTAA